A single genomic interval of Antechinus flavipes isolate AdamAnt ecotype Samford, QLD, Australia chromosome 1, AdamAnt_v2, whole genome shotgun sequence harbors:
- the FLCN gene encoding folliculin, with the protein MNAIVALCHFCELHGPRTLFCTEVLHSPLPQGAGNGDSPGQGEQAEEEEGGIQMSSRIRSHSPAEGASAESSSPGPKKSDMCEGCRSLAAGHPGYISHDKETSIKYVSHQHPNHPQLFSIVRQACVRSLSCEVCPGREGPIFFGDEQHGFVFSHTFFIKDSLARGFQRWYSIIAIMMDRIYLINSWPFLLEKIRGIIDELQGKALKVFEAEQYGCPQRAQRMNTAFTPFLHQRNGNAARSLTSLTSDENLWACLHTSFAWLLKACGSRLTEKLLEGAPTEDTLVQMEKLADLEEESEGWDNSEGEEEERTLSVPEVTDGRELAKCSTTPSLLSDCGSWLPRKLSIFKSLRHMRQVLGASSFRMLAWHVLMGNQVIWKGQDMDLVQSAFDVLRTMLPVGCVRIIPYSNQYEEAYRCNFLGLSPHVQIPSYIQTSEFAVIVEVHPATCSSVYPVACDEDQSLSKYEFVVTSGGPIATDRVGPTILNKIEAALTNQNLSVDVVDQCLVCLKEEWMNKVKVLFKFTKVDSRPKEDTQKLLSILGAAEEDNVKLLKFWMTGLSKTYKSHLMSTVRSPTSSESRN; encoded by the exons ATGAATGCTATTGTTGCTCTCTGTCATTTTTGTGAGCTCCATGGCCCTCGAACCCTCTTCTGTACAGAAGTTCTGCATTCTCCTCTTCCCCAGGGGGCTGGAAATGGAGATAGCCCTGGGCAGGGAGAACAGgctgaagaagaagaaggtggCATCCAAATGAGCAGTCGAATTCGCTCTCATAGCCCAGCAGAAGGGGCCAGTGCTGAATCCAGCAGCCCAGGTCCAAAGAAATCAGACATGTGTGAG GGCTGTCGATCACTTGCAGCAGGACATCCTGGGTACATCAGCCATGACAAAGAAACGTCGATAAAATATGTTAGTCATCAGCACCCAAATCATCCACAGCTCTTCAGTATTGTTCGCCAAGCCTGTGTTCGAAGCCTGAGTTGTGAG GTCTGTCCTGGTCGGGAAGGTCCTATTTTCTTTGGAGATGAACAACATGGCTTTGTGTTCAGCCACACTTTTTTCATCAAAGATAGTCTGGCCCGGGGTTTCCAGCGCTGGTATAGCATTATTGCTATCATGATGGATCGGATTTATCTTATCAATTCTTGGCCCTTTCTGCTGGAGAAGATTCGAGGGATCATTGATGAACTTCAAGGCAAAGCATTGAAG GTGTTTGAGGCAGAACAGTATGGCTGTCCACAACGTGCCCAAAGGATGAACACGGCTTTTACTCCATTCTTACACCAACGGAATGGCAATGCAGCCCGTTCTCTCACATCATTGACAAGTGATGAAAATTTGTGGGCTTGTCTGCATACTTCCTTTGCTTG gCTTCTGAAAGCTTGTGGCAGTAGACTGACCGAGAAACTTCTAGAGGGAGCACCCACAGAGGACACGTTGGTTCAAATGGAAAAACTTGCTG ACTTAGAGGAAGAATCAGAAGGCTGGGACAACTCTGAAGGCGAAGAAGAGGAAAGGACTCTTTCAGTGCCTGAGGTCACAGATGGGAGGGAGTTAGCCAAATGCTCGACCACTCCCTCCTTGTTGTCAGATTGTGGCAGCTGGCTACCTCGAAAGCTATCCATCTTCAAGTCGCTTCGACACATGAGACAG GTCTTAGGTGCATCTTCTTTTCGTATGTTGGCATGGCATGTGCTAATGGGAAACCAGGTCATCTGGAAGGGACAAGACATGGATCTTGTCCAATCAGCTTTTGATGTTCTTCGG ACCATGTTGCCTGTAGGTTGTGTCCGAATTATCCCCTATAGTAACCAGTATGAGGAGGCATATCGATGTAACTTTCTGGGACTCAGTCCTCATGTTCAAATACCATCCTACATACAGACCTCTG AATTTGCTGTCATTGTGGAGGTCCACCCAGCCACTTGTTCCAGTGTTTATCCAGTTGCATGTGATGAAGATCAGTCTCTAAGCAAGTATGAGTTTGTGGTCACCAGTGGAGGTCCCATAGCTACTGATCGAG TTGGACCTACCATCTTGAACAAAATTGAAGCTGCTCTCACCAATCAGAACCTTTCAGTGGATGTTGTGGATCAGTGCCTGGTTTGCCTCAAGGAAGAGTGGATGAA CAAAGTGAAGGTGCTTTTCAAATTCACCAAAGTGGATAGTCGGCCCAAAGAGGACACCCAAAAACTTCTGAGCATTTTGGGAGCAGCTGAGGAGGACAATGTAAAACTTCTGAAGTTCTGGATGACTGGGTTAAGCAAGACTTATAAATCACATCTTATGTCTACAGTTCGAAGCCCTACTTCTTCAGAATCTCGAAACTGA